A genome region from Streptomyces sp. S4.7 includes the following:
- a CDS encoding uracil-DNA glycosylase, with translation MARELKEIVESGWADALAPVAQRITAMGDFLRAEIAAGRTYLPAGPNVLRAFQQPFDEVRVLIVGQDPYPTPGHAVGLSFSVAPDVRPVPGSLDNIFREMHADIGAPRPSNGDLTPWTRQGVLLLNRALTTAPRKPAAHRGEGWEEVTEQAIRALVARNKPLVSILWGRDARNLRPLLGPLPAIESSHPSPMSADRGFFGSRPFSRANELLVQQGAQPVDWQLP, from the coding sequence GTGGCACGTGAACTCAAAGAAATCGTCGAGTCCGGATGGGCCGACGCCCTCGCCCCTGTCGCCCAACGCATCACCGCGATGGGCGACTTCCTCCGCGCGGAGATCGCCGCCGGACGGACCTATCTGCCCGCCGGGCCGAATGTGCTGCGCGCCTTCCAGCAGCCGTTCGACGAGGTGCGCGTCCTGATCGTCGGCCAGGATCCGTACCCCACACCGGGGCACGCGGTGGGGCTGAGCTTCTCGGTCGCGCCCGACGTACGGCCGGTGCCGGGGAGTCTGGACAACATCTTCCGGGAGATGCACGCGGACATCGGGGCGCCCCGGCCGTCCAACGGCGATCTGACGCCGTGGACCCGGCAGGGTGTGCTGCTGCTCAACAGGGCGCTGACCACCGCTCCCCGCAAACCGGCGGCGCACCGGGGCGAGGGCTGGGAAGAGGTCACCGAGCAGGCCATCCGGGCGCTGGTCGCGCGGAACAAGCCGCTGGTGTCCATCCTGTGGGGGCGCGACGCCCGAAATCTGCGTCCGCTCCTCGGTCCGCTGCCCGCGATCGAGTCGTCGCACCCCTCCCCCATGTCGGCGGACCGGGGCTTCTTCGGCTCGCGTCCGTTCAGCCGCGCCAACGAACTCCTCGTCCAGCAGGGCGCTCAGCCCGTCGACTGGCAACTCCCGTGA
- a CDS encoding BadF/BadG/BcrA/BcrD ATPase family protein, with translation MSPVLGVDSGGSGLRIALGSVDPAAAGSADGEAPVRTIGTAVSTEPVRTGPSGIDPAHLLEQLLPAVETLLARAGTEAPEAVAIGAAGMATLGDGLRAELPAALESALGVRRLALAADAVTAYAGALGQRPGAVVAAGTGMIALGTDLVTWQRADGWGHLLGDCGGGAWIGRAGLEAAMRAYDGRRGGSTALLSRMEAVFGPAPEMPGLVYPRTDRPAVLASFAPEVAGCALHDPVAAEIVNEAARNVADAAVAVCPQVEGCEVALTGGLFNMGDPLLVPLRAELADRLPGARTVSAEGDPLTGALRIAAALSTGSLRLPRDGRLLTVPTERDE, from the coding sequence GTGAGCCCGGTCCTCGGCGTGGACTCGGGCGGGTCCGGACTGCGGATCGCCCTCGGTTCGGTGGACCCGGCCGCGGCCGGCTCGGCGGACGGTGAGGCGCCGGTCCGGACGATCGGCACCGCCGTGTCCACCGAACCGGTACGCACCGGCCCCTCGGGCATCGACCCCGCCCATCTGCTCGAACAGCTGCTGCCCGCCGTGGAGACGCTGCTCGCGCGTGCGGGCACCGAGGCACCCGAGGCCGTCGCGATCGGCGCCGCCGGCATGGCGACGCTCGGCGACGGGCTCCGCGCGGAGCTGCCCGCCGCGCTGGAAAGCGCCCTGGGGGTACGGCGGTTGGCGCTCGCGGCCGACGCCGTCACCGCCTACGCGGGGGCGCTCGGCCAGCGGCCGGGCGCCGTCGTCGCCGCCGGTACGGGGATGATCGCGCTCGGCACCGATCTGGTCACCTGGCAGCGCGCCGACGGCTGGGGACACCTCCTCGGCGACTGCGGCGGCGGCGCCTGGATCGGCCGGGCGGGGCTGGAGGCGGCGATGCGCGCGTACGACGGCCGGCGCGGCGGTTCGACCGCACTGCTGTCCCGGATGGAAGCGGTGTTCGGCCCCGCGCCGGAAATGCCGGGGCTCGTCTATCCGCGTACCGACCGGCCCGCCGTGCTCGCCTCCTTCGCCCCCGAGGTCGCCGGCTGCGCACTCCACGACCCGGTGGCCGCGGAGATCGTCAACGAGGCGGCGAGGAATGTCGCGGACGCGGCCGTCGCGGTGTGTCCGCAGGTCGAGGGGTGTGAAGTCGCCCTGACGGGTGGGTTGTTCAACATGGGCGACCCCCTGCTCGTACCGCTGCGCGCCGAGTTGGCCGACCGGCTGCCGGGGGCCCGGACGGTGTCGGCCGAGGGCGATCCGCTGACCGGCGCGCTCCGGATCGCCGCGGCCCTCTCGACCGGATCGCTCCGACTGCCGCGCGACGGGCGACTGTTGACCGTCCCGACAGAGCGGGACGAATAA
- a CDS encoding DUF305 domain-containing protein — protein sequence MPHTRQAPQEVTVLIRTRSPRVLRPVVAAAALVALLALGACDSGDDGAKSETRSGATGQIVAPGKPGEKSRTLSPEEAAKELPDNTPNSSDYGYAAMMITHHSQALVMSELAPDRAGSGQVKRLAERINASQKPEIGAMEGWLKLNGGEEKAKKEGGHDHGAMDMPGMATDAQLAKLRAAKGKAFDELFISLMITHHQGAVTMATDALSAGNNVQLEEMAGDVIAQQTSEINRMRSL from the coding sequence ATGCCACATACACGTCAAGCACCCCAGGAGGTCACCGTGTTGATCCGGACCAGGAGTCCGCGTGTCCTCCGGCCTGTCGTGGCTGCCGCGGCCCTCGTCGCCCTACTCGCCCTGGGCGCCTGCGACTCGGGGGACGACGGTGCGAAGAGTGAGACCAGGAGCGGGGCCACGGGGCAGATCGTCGCCCCGGGCAAGCCCGGCGAGAAGTCCAGGACCCTCTCCCCTGAGGAGGCGGCGAAGGAACTCCCGGACAACACGCCCAACTCGTCCGACTACGGTTACGCGGCGATGATGATCACGCATCACAGCCAGGCGCTGGTGATGTCCGAACTCGCCCCGGACCGCGCGGGATCCGGCCAGGTGAAGCGGCTCGCCGAGCGCATCAACGCCTCGCAGAAGCCGGAGATCGGCGCCATGGAGGGCTGGCTGAAGCTCAACGGCGGCGAGGAGAAGGCGAAGAAGGAAGGCGGCCACGACCACGGCGCGATGGACATGCCGGGCATGGCCACCGACGCCCAGCTGGCGAAGCTGCGTGCCGCGAAGGGCAAGGCGTTCGACGAGCTCTTCATCAGCCTCATGATCACGCACCACCAGGGTGCGGTCACGATGGCCACCGACGCCCTCTCGGCGGGCAACAACGTCCAGCTCGAAGAGATGGCCGGCGACGTGATCGCCCAGCAGACGTCCGAGATCAACCGGATGCGCTCGCTGTAG
- a CDS encoding DUF6214 family protein, protein MTSAGEPATPVWPRWEVQGYGTVNCDTPPGARCELPPDELVPPWVDIRLTFADGARVDVLAVQRDGVIAVEDAQADPPLPLADLTELGAWIEAPLAYARGVVAGQHRVEASPLPGGEGATGPAAPGAASRPARDVAVTVVAEDEGYEYEGGSPDADVRFPSEEEPASVGRHRADDSASSDRADRRGVAATYRRAQQLGQDPVLVVMCATGYGRRKSLSLIASAREDGYLTPRHRRR, encoded by the coding sequence ATGACTTCCGCCGGTGAGCCCGCGACCCCCGTCTGGCCCCGGTGGGAGGTGCAGGGCTACGGAACGGTCAACTGCGACACACCGCCGGGTGCCCGCTGCGAGCTTCCGCCGGACGAACTGGTGCCGCCCTGGGTCGACATCCGGCTGACATTCGCCGACGGGGCCCGCGTCGACGTGCTCGCCGTCCAGCGGGACGGCGTGATCGCCGTCGAGGACGCGCAGGCCGATCCGCCTCTGCCGCTGGCCGATCTGACCGAGCTGGGCGCCTGGATCGAGGCGCCGCTCGCGTACGCCCGCGGGGTGGTGGCGGGACAGCACCGGGTGGAGGCCTCCCCGCTCCCCGGCGGTGAAGGGGCGACGGGCCCGGCGGCGCCCGGCGCCGCGTCGCGCCCTGCGCGGGACGTGGCTGTCACCGTGGTGGCGGAGGACGAGGGGTACGAGTACGAGGGCGGATCCCCGGACGCCGACGTGCGGTTTCCGTCGGAGGAGGAGCCCGCGTCCGTCGGCCGGCACCGCGCGGACGACTCCGCGTCGTCCGACCGCGCGGACCGGCGCGGTGTGGCGGCGACGTACCGCAGGGCCCAGCAGTTGGGCCAGGACCCGGTCCTCGTGGTGATGTGCGCGACGGGGTACGGGCGCCGCAAGTCGCTCAGCCTCATCGCGAGTGCCCGCGAAGACGGGTATCTGACGCCGCGTCACCGCCGCCGCTGA
- a CDS encoding FAD-dependent oxidoreductase — MLRIAVVGSGPSGVYTAQALVQQPLVPGILVDVLDRLPAPYGLVRYGVAPDHEKIKSLQNTLRSVLEHDRVRFLGNVEIGAHGLTPQRLLGLYHAVVYCVGAARDRRLGIPGEELAGSHSATDFVSWYSAHPDAAPAGFGLGTRSVVVIGVGNVAVDVARVLARGAEDFRPTDVPHPALGALAGSAVRDVHMAGRRGPSQAKFTTKELRELGALPSAEVRVEPADLALDPAYAPVPVTEAVRPGRASAPSAHPLAAVNRRNIEVVRGWAGTPDQGRARRIHLRFFLRPVELLGTAGRVTAVRFERTAPDGSGGVRGTGSFEEIEAGLVLRAVGYRGVPLAGLPFDETSGTVPHLAGRVLRDAVASPGEYVAGWIKRGPTGVIGTNRACAKETVVSLLADAPRLAGRRIAGDPADALRAAGHRPVEWPGWLAIEDAEAALGASLGRRSVKIPDWEGLLSAARGADGPSGT, encoded by the coding sequence GTGCTGCGCATCGCCGTCGTCGGATCGGGCCCCAGCGGGGTCTACACCGCCCAGGCCCTCGTCCAGCAGCCGCTGGTCCCCGGCATCCTCGTGGATGTCCTGGACCGGCTCCCCGCCCCGTACGGACTCGTGCGCTACGGCGTCGCACCGGACCACGAGAAGATCAAGTCGCTCCAGAACACGCTGCGTTCGGTGCTGGAGCACGACCGCGTCCGCTTCCTCGGCAACGTGGAGATCGGCGCGCACGGCCTCACACCCCAGCGGCTGCTGGGTCTCTACCACGCGGTCGTCTACTGCGTCGGCGCCGCCCGGGACCGCCGGCTCGGCATCCCCGGCGAGGAACTGGCGGGCAGCCACTCCGCGACCGACTTCGTCTCCTGGTACAGCGCGCATCCCGACGCCGCGCCCGCGGGCTTCGGGCTCGGCACGCGCTCGGTCGTGGTGATCGGCGTGGGCAACGTCGCCGTCGACGTGGCGCGTGTGCTGGCCCGTGGCGCGGAGGACTTCCGGCCGACGGACGTGCCGCACCCGGCGCTCGGCGCGCTGGCCGGGAGCGCGGTCCGTGACGTGCACATGGCGGGCAGACGGGGCCCCTCGCAGGCGAAGTTCACGACGAAGGAGCTGCGTGAACTGGGCGCGCTGCCCTCGGCGGAGGTACGGGTGGAGCCCGCGGACCTGGCACTCGATCCGGCGTACGCCCCGGTCCCGGTCACCGAAGCGGTCCGGCCGGGGCGGGCCTCGGCGCCGTCCGCCCATCCGCTCGCCGCCGTGAACCGGCGCAACATCGAGGTCGTGCGCGGCTGGGCCGGGACGCCCGATCAGGGCCGGGCGCGCCGTATCCACCTGCGGTTCTTCCTGCGACCGGTGGAACTGCTCGGGACCGCAGGACGGGTGACGGCCGTACGGTTCGAGCGGACCGCGCCGGACGGGTCGGGCGGGGTGCGCGGCACCGGGAGCTTCGAGGAGATCGAGGCGGGGCTCGTGCTGCGGGCGGTCGGCTACCGGGGGGTGCCGCTCGCGGGACTGCCGTTCGACGAGACGTCGGGCACGGTGCCGCATCTGGCGGGGCGGGTGCTGCGGGACGCGGTGGCGTCGCCGGGCGAGTACGTGGCGGGGTGGATCAAGCGCGGCCCGACGGGGGTGATCGGCACGAATCGCGCCTGTGCGAAGGAGACGGTCGTCTCGCTCCTCGCGGACGCGCCGCGGCTGGCCGGGCGCCGGATCGCGGGGGACCCGGCCGACGCGCTCCGGGCCGCCGGGCACCGTCCCGTCGAGTGGCCGGGGTGGCTGGCGATCGAGGACGCGGAGGCGGCGCTCGGGGCGTCGCTGGGGCGTCGGTCGGTGAAGATCCCGGACTGGGAGGGTCTGCTGTCCGCGGCGCGGGGGGCGGACGGGCCGTCTGGTACATAG